The following are encoded in a window of Lacinutrix sp. WUR7 genomic DNA:
- a CDS encoding T9SS type A sorting domain-containing protein, with protein sequence MKIRLLLLISLFSTFSYAQTFDWSSVSYFGTNFVRQTIGSLQATCTNSSNTVTILNAGGYAGSNGNAIISSGNVTSFTVTFSEAIDVQSIFAFDGNADTAADWTFTPTGGTNANVVQNIAISTGSTVQVNWTNVTSFTITSSSGTDRFSIDDIVFSIPAVCNVNIPDTNFKNYLVANTAINTNGDTEIQCSEASAFSGAIYCNSLSISDLTGIEAFTALTKLYCYDNQLTSLDVSNNTALTYLTCYSNQISSLDLSNHTALTYLNYSDNQISSLDLSNNTALIYLFCNDNQISNLDLSNNPNVIKLSCTTNQLTSLNLSANTALSDLNCSVNQLTNLDLSANTALTKMYCADNQITSLDLSAHTLLEHLFCNDNLLTSLNVANTNNANMLNMSALNNPYLSCIEVDDVSYSDTNWIDVDAVSSFSLDCSVCTVNIPDTNFKAYLVGNAAINTNGDTQIQCSEATAFTGLINVAYHTVSSLVGIEAFVNLTELYCSNNVLTSIDVSANTALTLLHCNSNLLTNLNVSANTLLTELYCNGNDLTSLDVSGNADLVTLWCPFNDLTSLNVANGNNTNFTATKLIATENQYLNCIQVDDAAYSDANWPDKDSGASYSVDCSTLSVNDFSQDTVSLYPNPTSSILNIKMKNNLKQATVYSVLGAKVLDTKSKSLNTANLKSGLYLITIEDENGSIATKRFIKQ encoded by the coding sequence ATGAAAATACGATTATTACTATTAATTAGCTTATTCTCCACATTCAGTTATGCGCAAACTTTCGATTGGAGCTCCGTATCCTATTTTGGGACTAATTTTGTAAGACAGACTATTGGAAGCTTGCAAGCAACATGTACAAATTCTTCTAATACTGTAACGATACTAAATGCTGGCGGATATGCAGGGTCTAATGGGAACGCTATTATTTCTAGTGGAAATGTTACTTCTTTTACGGTTACATTTAGTGAAGCAATAGATGTGCAATCTATATTTGCCTTTGATGGAAATGCGGATACTGCTGCAGACTGGACATTCACACCAACAGGAGGAACAAACGCTAATGTTGTGCAAAATATAGCCATATCCACAGGAAGTACTGTACAGGTGAATTGGACAAATGTTACTAGTTTTACAATTACAAGTAGTAGTGGTACAGACCGATTTTCTATAGATGATATTGTATTCTCTATTCCTGCTGTATGTAATGTAAATATTCCCGATACTAATTTTAAAAATTATTTAGTTGCCAACACAGCCATAAATACCAATGGGGATACAGAAATACAATGTAGTGAAGCAAGTGCTTTTAGCGGAGCAATATATTGTAATAGTTTATCTATTTCAGATTTAACAGGTATTGAAGCTTTTACAGCTTTAACAAAATTATATTGTTACGATAACCAATTAACAAGTTTAGATGTTTCAAATAACACGGCTTTAACATATCTAACTTGCTACAGTAATCAAATTTCGAGTTTGGATCTTTCCAATCATACTGCATTGACTTATTTGAACTATTCAGATAACCAAATATCGAGTTTAGATCTTTCAAATAATACCGCTTTAATTTATTTGTTTTGTAACGATAATCAAATATCTAATTTGGATCTTTCTAATAATCCGAATGTAATAAAACTATCTTGTACTACTAATCAATTGACCAGTTTAAATCTTTCGGCTAACACTGCTTTGTCTGATTTAAATTGTTCCGTAAATCAATTAACAAATTTAGACCTCTCGGCAAACACTGCTTTAACAAAAATGTATTGTGCAGACAATCAAATAACAAGTTTAGATCTTTCTGCGCACACCTTATTAGAACATTTGTTTTGTAATGATAACCTATTAACGAGTTTGAATGTTGCGAATACAAATAATGCAAATATGCTAAATATGTCTGCGCTTAATAATCCATATTTATCGTGTATAGAAGTAGACGATGTAAGTTATAGTGATACAAATTGGATAGATGTGGATGCTGTATCCAGTTTTAGTTTAGACTGTTCTGTGTGCACCGTAAATATACCAGACACAAATTTTAAAGCGTATTTAGTGGGCAATGCAGCAATAAATACCAATGGGGATACCCAAATTCAATGTAGTGAAGCAACCGCTTTTACAGGATTAATAAATGTTGCTTATCATACTGTTTCTAGTTTAGTAGGTATAGAAGCATTTGTAAATCTTACAGAATTATATTGTTCTAATAATGTTTTAACAAGTATAGATGTTTCTGCTAATACCGCTTTAACGCTTTTGCATTGTAATTCTAATTTGCTAACCAATTTAAATGTTTCGGCAAATACCCTGTTAACAGAACTTTATTGTAATGGAAATGATTTAACAAGTTTAGATGTTTCTGGTAATGCAGATTTGGTAACATTATGGTGTCCGTTTAATGATTTAACAAGTTTAAATGTAGCAAATGGTAATAATACTAATTTTACTGCTACTAAGCTTATTGCTACAGAAAACCAATACCTTAATTGTATTCAAGTAGATGATGCAGCATATAGTGATGCAAACTGGCCTGATAAAGATTCAGGAGCAAGTTATAGTGTAGATTGCAGTACATTAAGTGTAAACGATTTTTCACAGGACACTGTATCTTTGTACCCAAATCCAACCTCTTCTATTTTAAATATTAAAATGAAGAATAACCTAAAACAAGCAACAGTGTATTCTGTTTTAGGAGCCAAGGTTTTAGATACAAAATCAAAATCCCTAAATACAGCTAATTTAAAAAGCGGACTCTATTTAATTACCATTGAAGACGAAAACGGAAGCATTGCTACCAAGCGTTTTATCAAGCAGTAG
- a CDS encoding class I SAM-dependent methyltransferase, with the protein MKKIFKIILNIIPRPLLIRLSYIARPILAFFLKGNTFTDPIDGKSFKTFLPYGYGKQRNNVLSPSTLSLERHRLLWLYLKNETNFFTAEKSVLHFAPEQCFLDRFRALKNLKYTTTDLLSPIADVKADICNLPFEDNSYDIILCNHVLEHIPDDTKAMQELFRVMKPGGYGIFQIPQDLSRHTTFEDNSITDKKERAKIFGQYDHVRVYGYDYFNKLREIGFMVNEVDYTATLSEGEIEKYCLAKGEIIPVVYK; encoded by the coding sequence GAAAAAAATCTTCAAAATAATTTTAAATATTATCCCAAGACCTTTGCTAATTAGGCTAAGCTACATAGCACGTCCTATTTTAGCATTCTTTTTAAAAGGAAACACATTTACAGATCCTATTGATGGTAAAAGCTTTAAAACCTTTTTACCTTATGGGTATGGCAAACAACGCAATAACGTACTATCTCCTTCTACTTTAAGTTTAGAGCGTCATCGATTATTGTGGTTGTATTTAAAAAATGAAACCAATTTCTTTACTGCGGAAAAAAGCGTACTTCATTTTGCACCAGAACAATGCTTTTTAGATCGTTTTAGAGCGCTGAAAAACCTGAAGTACACCACTACAGATTTACTTTCTCCTATTGCTGATGTAAAGGCGGACATTTGCAATCTTCCGTTTGAAGACAATAGTTATGATATTATTTTATGCAATCATGTTTTAGAACATATTCCTGACGACACGAAAGCAATGCAAGAATTATTTCGTGTGATGAAACCTGGTGGTTATGGAATTTTTCAAATACCGCAAGACCTAAGTAGACATACTACTTTTGAAGACAATTCTATTACAGATAAAAAAGAACGCGCAAAAATATTCGGACAATATGATCATGTTCGTGTGTATGGTTACGATTATTTCAATAAACTTAGAGAGATTGGTTTTATGGTTAATGAAGTCGATTATACCGCAACGCTTTCCGAAGGGGAAATTGAAAAATATTGTTTAGCTAAAGGAGAAATTATCCCTGTGGTTTATAAATAA
- a CDS encoding choice-of-anchor Q domain-containing protein — MKTRLLYLLLFISSYSFAESSISNVMDVYRANCLPEDVSVYNIAPNAADVSWTSSSTDTTLRYVQFGFPVSFGTDIANISGNTQTITGLTPNTSYDVYLQGNCNGTATAWTLATNFTTLSGSVIYVNHAATGADDGTTWSDAFAHLEDALAIATGNDQVWVAQGTYIPTTTNADPRKATFTVLNGTKLYGGFNTSETTVSQRDVTNNVTILSGDLLGDDNDVITDDEATRQDNAYHVLSMKGAIANVIVDGFTISSGNANGGYYVWGYVYSQYSDRRGAAVFLNPVVTSNNVTATIQNCVLEKNSATYGSVFAGFGPVNAATHNRYFRGNFTNCVITNNYSLNSGAFEYHGSSGEGYNAYGTVTNSLFYNNTSLNGASCLSLAASTTNSGNTGGLNVTVVNATFANNVGANGSVVEMAQASNSKIRNSIIYDNGSTTPFSITTSGSVVSNSIVEGGQQGATNVDPLFINSGINLFQLNTGSPAIDAGDNSFIPSTILNDISGRTRFMNTTVDMGAYEYGNLDCSGIPTNIVSSNETFTTVDVSWTAGGLETVWDISYNPTGTSNFVNVSNVSNPYTITGLDPNTMYDIIVRASCVSSSGTYSATGTFQTVNPVLFVNGAATGLNDGSTWTDAFVNLEDALAIATMETPIWVAQGLYNPSTTNANPRKATFTIPGDVKVYGGFNTTETLVSERNPKTNVTILSGDLNADDNANIIDTEATRQDNAYHVISIRGNAQNVLVDGFTITGGNANGATDNNCATPDIDQSYDLRGGAIYANPYLYGDSLTASIKNSILEKNTGTSVAVYAAFSPCGLQHVTHDVDFESCIIRENYSQDLPVMMFSGSQQYQIFAKGSVVNSVFYNNTSLNSSACLFLSASTSGNASALEFELVNSTLSNNTGFNENVITMNQASNSTVENSIIYGNGVGTGFPIAITTSFSVVNNSIVELGMIGGSASDPMFVNPTNNKFTLSAGSAAINTGSNASLPAHIVTDINGNNRTVDTTVDMGAYEYDFTLGVSTFQLNENEIKIYPNPTSSVLNIKMKNNLKQATVYSVLGAKVLETKSSTINTSNLNTGMYLITIEDENGSVATKRFIKQ; from the coding sequence ATGAAAACACGCTTACTTTACTTATTACTATTTATAAGTAGCTATTCTTTCGCAGAATCTTCTATCTCCAATGTTATGGATGTTTACAGGGCTAATTGTTTGCCTGAAGATGTTTCTGTTTATAATATTGCGCCAAATGCTGCAGATGTGTCTTGGACCTCTTCTTCTACAGATACGACATTGCGATATGTGCAATTTGGGTTTCCTGTTTCCTTTGGAACAGATATCGCTAATATTTCTGGAAATACACAAACAATTACTGGATTAACTCCTAACACATCGTATGACGTATACTTGCAAGGAAACTGTAATGGTACTGCAACGGCTTGGACTTTAGCTACAAATTTCACCACATTAAGTGGAAGTGTTATTTATGTTAATCATGCAGCAACAGGTGCAGATGATGGAACCACTTGGAGTGATGCCTTTGCACATCTAGAAGATGCTTTGGCTATTGCTACTGGTAATGATCAGGTTTGGGTAGCACAAGGAACTTATATACCAACAACTACGAATGCAGATCCTAGAAAAGCAACATTTACAGTATTAAACGGAACGAAACTTTATGGTGGTTTTAATACTTCGGAAACTACGGTTTCACAAAGAGACGTGACTAATAATGTTACCATTTTAAGTGGAGATTTATTAGGAGATGATAATGATGTTATTACAGATGATGAAGCTACGAGACAAGATAATGCATATCATGTTTTAAGTATGAAAGGAGCGATTGCAAATGTAATTGTAGACGGGTTTACCATTTCGAGTGGAAATGCTAATGGTGGTTATTATGTTTGGGGATATGTGTATTCACAATATTCAGACAGAAGAGGAGCAGCTGTATTTCTAAATCCTGTGGTTACTTCAAACAATGTAACTGCCACCATTCAAAATTGTGTTTTAGAAAAAAACTCAGCAACATATGGTAGTGTTTTTGCTGGCTTTGGTCCAGTAAATGCAGCAACGCATAATAGATATTTTAGAGGTAATTTTACAAACTGTGTAATTACAAATAATTACTCTTTAAATTCGGGAGCCTTTGAATATCACGGATCTTCAGGGGAAGGTTATAATGCGTATGGTACTGTAACCAATAGTTTATTTTATAACAATACATCTTTAAATGGTGCATCTTGTTTGTCATTAGCAGCTAGTACTACAAATAGTGGAAATACTGGTGGTTTGAACGTTACTGTTGTAAATGCTACTTTTGCTAATAATGTTGGAGCTAATGGAAGTGTTGTTGAAATGGCACAAGCTTCGAACAGTAAAATAAGAAATTCTATTATTTATGATAATGGAAGTACAACTCCTTTCTCCATTACTACTTCTGGATCTGTAGTTTCTAATAGTATTGTAGAAGGTGGACAACAGGGAGCAACAAATGTCGATCCTTTATTTATTAATAGTGGTATTAACTTATTTCAATTAAATACTGGTTCGCCAGCAATTGACGCGGGAGATAATAGTTTTATTCCAAGTACCATATTAAATGATATTAGTGGTAGAACTCGTTTTATGAATACTACCGTAGATATGGGGGCTTATGAATATGGTAATTTAGATTGTTCAGGAATACCAACTAATATTGTTAGTTCGAATGAAACATTTACAACAGTAGATGTGTCATGGACCGCTGGAGGATTAGAAACGGTATGGGATATTAGTTACAATCCTACAGGAACATCCAATTTTGTGAATGTTTCTAATGTTAGCAATCCTTATACAATTACGGGATTAGATCCTAATACAATGTATGATATAATAGTTAGAGCTTCTTGTGTATCTTCTTCAGGAACATATTCAGCAACCGGAACTTTTCAAACGGTAAATCCAGTATTATTTGTGAATGGTGCTGCTACAGGATTAAATGATGGTTCCACATGGACGGATGCTTTTGTGAATTTAGAAGACGCTTTAGCAATAGCTACAATGGAAACACCAATATGGGTGGCGCAAGGATTATATAATCCTAGTACTACCAATGCAAACCCTAGAAAAGCAACATTTACCATTCCTGGAGATGTTAAAGTTTATGGTGGTTTTAATACAACAGAAACGCTAGTTTCAGAAAGAAACCCAAAAACAAATGTAACTATCTTAAGTGGCGATTTAAATGCAGATGATAATGCCAATATTATAGATACAGAAGCAACAAGACAAGATAATGCATACCACGTAATTTCTATTAGAGGGAATGCGCAAAATGTATTAGTAGATGGTTTTACTATAACTGGTGGTAATGCAAATGGCGCAACAGACAACAATTGTGCAACTCCAGATATTGATCAATCTTATGATTTAAGAGGAGGCGCAATTTATGCGAATCCATACCTTTATGGCGATAGCTTAACAGCTTCTATTAAAAATTCTATTTTAGAAAAAAATACAGGAACTAGTGTAGCCGTATATGCTGCTTTTTCTCCTTGCGGATTACAACATGTCACACACGATGTAGATTTTGAGTCTTGTATTATTAGAGAAAACTATTCTCAAGATTTACCAGTAATGATGTTTTCAGGTTCGCAACAGTATCAAATTTTTGCAAAAGGATCTGTTGTAAATAGTGTGTTTTATAATAATACATCACTAAATAGTTCTGCTTGTTTATTCTTGTCGGCTAGTACTTCAGGGAATGCTTCAGCTCTAGAGTTTGAATTAGTAAATTCTACACTATCTAATAACACAGGGTTTAATGAAAATGTAATTACTATGAATCAGGCATCGAACAGTACGGTTGAAAATAGTATTATATACGGAAATGGAGTAGGAACAGGTTTTCCAATAGCAATAACAACTTCGTTTTCTGTGGTAAATAATAGTATTGTGGAGTTAGGAATGATTGGAGGATCTGCTAGTGATCCTATGTTTGTGAATCCAACAAATAATAAATTCACATTAAGTGCAGGATCTGCAGCAATAAATACCGGAAGTAATGCTTCCTTACCAGCGCATATCGTTACAGATATAAATGGAAATAATAGAACCGTAGATACTACTGTAGATATGGGAGCTTATGAATATGATTTTACATTAGGAGTTAGTACTTTTCAGTTAAATGAAAATGAGATCAAAATCTACCCAAATCCAACATCTTCTGTTTTAAATATTAAAATGAAGAATAACCTAAAACAAGCAACAGTGTATTCTGTTTTAGGAGCCAAGGTTTTAGAAACTAAATCGTCTACTATAAATACATCTAATTTAAATACAGGAATGTATTTAATCACCATAGAAGACGAAAATGGAAGCGTTGCTACCAAGCGTTTTATTAAGCAGTAG
- a CDS encoding T9SS type A sorting domain-containing protein: protein MKTRLLYLMLLVCSISFSQILPSGQYGKFEFTNGSLTNTALNGGPNLSGNTNPTIGPDRNGAANDALVGMSTLNGHTLGATNVNNMTLSFWIKSNSIATQQRILQIYGTAGAGFRFELDNSKLYLISKVGNSTYGVLADWNADETIALTNGQWHNIILRTTPVNYNTELELDVFVDGILQNNISGSADLNGTVINTFLHSAQMVLDPTGTYTGGIDDIYLYKSALSDTQITNLANYYPATNSLTKFYVNANATGSNDGSTWANAYTNLQSAVTNATDGDEIWVASGTYKPAVTNRSTSFDVVVPNLSIYGGFAGTETQLSQRVLGSNETILTGDLNGDDVFVDDHFVNSYTHSSKTDNSYSILNITSLGENLVLDGLTISNTHNHTSTRIGAIFKEKTISNLTVKDCTIKNNISKTGAAGILAEFELNNTSGTTGDLIIENSKFINNMSIFGAGMYVYLGDNTNVDVRVENSLFDNNIAGNFSGDGLSGRASWFISIGTNANMDLKLINNTYVNNLDNSTGSGININSRAVVAINKTAGTINAEVVNCIFWNNFYPGSTTSVKSITNTYNDAVQSLNVRNSIDPLNFNDASITSTTATNTADPLFASSTDFTLQSNSPAKDAGDNTYVTTTSDLLGGQRIFNSIVDMGAYEYGTTLSTNQFDSINNEIKLYPNPTTSVLNIKMNSNLKGATIYSVLGAKVLETKSNTINTSNLKTGLYLIIIEAENGSIATKRFIKQ, encoded by the coding sequence ATGAAAACGCGTTTACTTTATTTAATGTTACTTGTATGTAGCATATCATTTTCACAAATTTTACCTTCTGGACAATATGGTAAATTTGAATTTACTAACGGAAGTTTAACAAACACAGCCCTAAATGGCGGTCCAAATCTATCAGGCAATACCAATCCAACAATAGGGCCAGATAGAAACGGTGCTGCAAATGACGCATTAGTAGGTATGAGTACTTTAAATGGTCATACTCTAGGCGCTACAAACGTTAATAATATGACTTTAAGCTTTTGGATAAAAAGCAATAGTATTGCAACACAACAACGTATTCTTCAAATATATGGAACCGCTGGTGCCGGGTTTAGGTTTGAGTTGGACAATTCAAAATTATATTTAATCTCAAAAGTAGGGAATTCAACCTACGGAGTTCTTGCGGATTGGAACGCAGACGAAACTATTGCATTAACTAATGGGCAATGGCATAATATTATATTAAGAACTACACCAGTTAATTACAATACAGAATTAGAATTAGATGTTTTTGTAGATGGAATTTTACAAAACAATATTTCTGGATCTGCAGATCTAAATGGTACAGTAATAAATACTTTTTTGCATTCTGCACAAATGGTTTTAGATCCTACAGGAACCTATACAGGAGGTATAGATGATATTTATTTATATAAATCGGCACTTTCAGATACACAAATCACCAATTTAGCTAATTATTACCCAGCAACAAATTCACTAACTAAGTTTTATGTTAATGCTAATGCAACTGGTAGTAATGATGGCTCAACTTGGGCAAATGCTTATACAAATTTACAAAGTGCCGTTACAAATGCTACAGATGGCGATGAAATTTGGGTAGCTTCTGGAACATATAAACCAGCAGTTACCAATCGTTCTACATCTTTTGATGTAGTAGTTCCAAATTTAAGTATTTATGGTGGTTTTGCAGGAACAGAAACACAATTGTCTCAGCGTGTCTTGGGGAGTAACGAAACTATTTTAACTGGAGATTTAAATGGAGACGATGTTTTTGTAGACGACCATTTTGTGAATAGTTATACGCACTCCAGTAAAACCGATAATAGTTATAGTATTTTAAATATAACAAGTTTAGGCGAAAACTTAGTGCTAGACGGCTTAACGATTTCTAATACGCATAATCATACATCTACAAGAATTGGTGCTATTTTTAAAGAAAAAACAATATCCAATTTAACCGTTAAAGACTGTACGATTAAAAATAATATTTCTAAAACTGGAGCAGCTGGTATATTAGCCGAATTCGAGTTAAACAATACTTCCGGAACAACAGGGGATTTAATAATAGAAAACAGTAAATTTATTAACAATATGTCAATTTTTGGTGCTGGTATGTATGTATATCTAGGAGATAATACCAATGTGGATGTAAGAGTTGAAAATAGCTTATTCGATAATAATATTGCAGGAAACTTCTCGGGTGATGGGTTAAGTGGAAGAGCTTCTTGGTTTATATCTATTGGTACAAATGCAAATATGGATTTAAAATTAATTAACAACACTTATGTTAATAATCTGGATAATTCTACCGGGAGTGGAATTAATATTAACAGTAGAGCAGTAGTTGCAATTAATAAAACAGCAGGAACTATAAATGCAGAAGTGGTTAATTGTATTTTTTGGAATAATTTTTATCCTGGATCAACAACTTCAGTAAAATCTATTACCAATACGTATAACGATGCGGTACAATCTTTAAATGTTAGAAACTCTATAGATCCATTAAATTTTAACGATGCTAGTATTACAAGTACTACGGCTACAAATACTGCAGATCCTTTGTTTGCAAGTTCTACAGACTTTACATTACAGTCAAATTCACCAGCTAAAGATGCAGGCGATAACACGTATGTAACAACAACTTCAGATTTGTTAGGAGGTCAACGTATTTTTAATTCTATTGTAGATATGGGAGCTTACGAATATGGTACTACATTAAGCACAAACCAATTCGATAGCATTAATAACGAAATAAAACTATATCCAAATCCAACAACATCGGTTTTAAATATTAAAATGAATAGCAACCTAAAAGGTGCAACGATCTATTCTGTTTTAGGTGCAAAAGTTTTAGAAACAAAATCGAATACGATAAATACATCTAATTTAAAAACTGGATTATATTTAATTATAATTGAAGCAGAAAACGGAAGCATTGCTACCAAACGATTTATCAAGCAGTAA
- a CDS encoding T9SS type A sorting domain-containing protein, with translation MKTKLLSIFAFISIFAVTNAQNVSILDTNFKAILVANTNINTNNDAEIQDTEAVAYTGTINVSGSSIQDLTGLEAFTEIVGLQAFGNPSLTSIDVSQNTKLTQLLVEQTGISGILDLSMLTDLVDFKGHTTSITAINMANGNNSNVTRFNVVSSTVDCVQIDSGFTPNSNWGAPSNASFLEDCPTILSVHEFQVKKVSLYPNPTTSVLHIEMNSNIKSAAIYSVLGVKVLETTSKKIVTSELRNGVYIIIIKDEEGSVATKRFIKQ, from the coding sequence ATGAAAACAAAATTACTTTCCATTTTTGCATTTATTTCAATATTTGCAGTAACAAATGCACAAAATGTATCTATTCTGGATACAAATTTTAAAGCCATATTAGTAGCAAATACGAATATTAATACAAATAACGATGCAGAGATACAAGATACCGAGGCCGTTGCATATACAGGAACTATTAATGTTTCCGGTTCAAGTATTCAAGACTTAACAGGACTTGAAGCTTTTACAGAGATTGTAGGTTTGCAAGCTTTTGGAAATCCTTCGCTTACAAGTATTGATGTTTCTCAAAACACAAAACTGACACAGTTATTAGTAGAGCAGACTGGTATTTCTGGTATTTTAGATTTAAGTATGCTTACCGATTTAGTCGATTTTAAAGGACATACAACATCCATAACAGCTATTAATATGGCAAATGGTAATAATAGTAATGTAACTCGTTTTAATGTTGTAAGTAGTACTGTAGATTGCGTGCAAATAGATTCTGGATTTACACCTAACTCTAATTGGGGTGCACCATCTAATGCTAGTTTTTTGGAAGATTGTCCTACTATTTTAAGTGTTCATGAGTTTCAAGTAAAGAAAGTGTCTTTATATCCAAACCCAACAACTTCGGTTCTACATATAGAAATGAATAGTAATATAAAAAGCGCAGCAATCTATTCTGTTTTAGGAGTAAAAGTTTTAGAAACAACATCCAAAAAAATAGTGACTTCCGAATTAAGAAATGGTGTGTATATTATTATAATTAAAGATGAAGAAGGAAGCGTTGCAACCAAACGATTCATCAAACAGTAG
- a CDS encoding DUF423 domain-containing protein → MTQQIIIVTAASFGTLSVIFGAFGAHALKKILSTDQLQSFEVGVKYQMYHAIVLLALGLQPNFTTAAIYWCFTIGILLFSFSIYGLVLSDAKGKKLRFLGPITPIGGLLLVSGWFLLLIHFF, encoded by the coding sequence ATGACTCAGCAAATTATAATAGTAACTGCGGCCTCTTTTGGTACGCTCTCTGTAATTTTTGGTGCTTTTGGAGCCCATGCTTTGAAGAAAATTTTATCTACAGACCAATTACAAAGTTTTGAAGTTGGCGTGAAATACCAGATGTATCACGCTATTGTATTATTAGCTTTAGGCTTACAACCGAACTTTACAACGGCAGCAATTTACTGGTGTTTTACTATAGGAATTCTGTTATTTTCTTTTAGTATTTACGGGTTGGTTTTGTCGGATGCCAAAGGAAAAAAGCTTCGTTTTTTAGGACCAATTACACCTATTGGTGGTTTGCTTTTAGTTTCGGGTTGGTTTTTATTATTGATTCATTTCTTTTAA